Proteins encoded in a region of the Poecilia reticulata strain Guanapo linkage group LG14, Guppy_female_1.0+MT, whole genome shotgun sequence genome:
- the pds5b gene encoding sister chromatid cohesion protein PDS5 homolog B, translating into MAHSKTRATDGKVTYPPGVKEISDKISKEEMVRRLKMVVKTFMDMDQDSEEEKELYLNLALHLASDFFLKHPDKDVRLLVACCLADIFRIYAPEAPYTSPDKLKDIFMFITRQLKGLEDTKSAQFNRYFYLLENIAWVKSYNICFELEDSNEIFTQLYRTLFQVINNGHNQKVHMHMVDLMSSIICEGDTVSQELLDTVLVNLVPAHKNLNKQAYDLAKALLKRTAQAIEPYITNFFNQVLMLGKTSVSDLSEHVFDLILELYNIDSHLLLSVLPQLEFKLKSNDNDERLQVVKLLAKMFGAKDSELAAQNKPLWQCYLGRFNDIHVPIRLECVKFASHCLMNHPDLAKDLTEYLRVRSHDPEEAIRHDVIVSIVTAAKKDLSLVNDALLNIVKERTLDKRWRVRKEAMMGLASIYRKYSLQGEGGREASKQISWIKDKLLHIYYQNSIDDRLLVERVFAQYMVPFNLETTERMKCLYYLYATLDTNAVKALNEMWKCQNMLRNHVKDLLDLIKKPKSEASSKAVFAKVMVITKNLPDPGKAQDFVKKLAQVLEDDERIRDQLETLVSPTCSCKQAEVCVRDITKKLGSPKQPSNPFLEMVKFLLERIAPVHIDTESISALIKQVNKSIDGTADDEEEGVPTEEAIRAGLELLKVLSFTHPVSFHSAETFESLLSCLKMDDEKVAEAALQIFKNTGNKMEESFPHIKSVLLQVLQTKAKRGPPRQAKYAIHCINAMFTNRDTHFAQIFEPLHKSLDPANLEQLITPLTTLGHLAQLAPEQFAAPLKSLVANFIVKDLLMNDRIPGKKTTKLWVSDDEVSPETMAKIQGIKLMVRWLLGVKNNQSKSGNSTLRMLTAILHSDGDLTEQGRMGKPDMSRLRLAAACALLKLAQEPCYHEIITLEQYQLCALVINDECYQVRQCFAQKLHRGLCRLRLPLEYMAVFALCAKDPVKERRAHARQCLVKNVNIRREYLKQHAAISDKLLSLLPEYVVPYTIHLLAHDPDYVKVQDIEQLKEIKEALWFVLEIIMAKNENNSHAFIRKMVENIKQTKDAQASSDPKTNEKLYTVCDVAMNIIMSKSTTYSLESPKDPVLPSRFFTKPDKNFSNTKNYLPPEMKAFFTPGKPKSANVLGAVNKPLSSAGKQLQSKASRMETTSNNDSSSNPGSPQRGKTRHDSTEMDHSENEDFSLKRSDSVDKDMEKPRARKRGVTSSDDQESKPKRGRKRGSANTTAATESEDQWDEDNRPEDEQNSPPKKGRRGRPPKSASSNQETPVKGRRGRKKAAPPPEEDDDENEEDEEEEERVDDEDEDDEDDKSSENMEVKPKGGRQARAPRRPQGSESAESVPQKRRGRPPKSAQPAAKKPTRGGRSKAAAAAAAKDDSEDEEEEEEEEEQDDEPAPRGRKKTTGRRR; encoded by the exons ATGGCTCACTCTAAAACTCGAGCCACAGATGGGAAGGTGACCTACCCTCCGGGGGTCAAGGAGATTTCTGACAAAATCTCCAAAGAGGAAATGGTTCGCAGGCTCAAG ATGGTTGTGAAGACCTTCATGGACATGGACCAGGACtctgaggaggaaaaggagCTTTACCTGAACCTGGCCCTTCACCTGGCCTCAGACTTCTTCCTCAAGCACCCAGACAAAGATGTGCGGCTGCTGGTGGCCTGCTGCCTAGCAGACATATTCAGGATTTATGCTCCAGAAGCTCCCTACACCTCTCCAGATAAGCTCAAG gacatttttatgttcataacaCGACAGCTTAAAGGACTGGAGGATACGAAGAGCGCTCAGTTCAACAGATACTTCTACTTACTGGAG AACATAGCTTGGGTGAAATCTTACAACATTTGCTTTGAGCTTGAAGACAGCAATGAAATATTCACCCAGCTTTACAGAACGCTCTTCCAGGTCATAAA CAACGGCCACAACCAGAAAGTGCACATGCATATGGTGGACCTGATGAGCTCCATCATCTGTGAGGGAGACACGGTGTCGCAGGAGCTGCTGGACACGGTTTTAGTCAACCTGGTGCCGGCGCATAAG AATTTGAACAAACAGGCTTATGACCTGGCCAAAGCTCTGCTGAAGAGGACCGCTCAAGCTATCGAACCTTACATCACCAAT TTCTTCAACCAGGTGCTGATGCTGGGAAAGACGTCAGTCAGTGATCTGTCTGAACATGTGTTTGATCTCATCCTGGAACTTTACAACATAGACAGCCATCTGCTTCTCTCTGTGCTGCCTCAGCTGGAGTTTAAACTCAAG AGTAATGATAACGACGAAAGGCTGCAGGTGGTGAAGCTGCTTGCAAAGATGTTTGGAGCCAAAGACTCTGAGCTGGCAGCACAGAACAAACCGCTCTGGCAGTGTTACCTGGGCAG GTTCAATGACATCCACGTGCCCATCAGGCTAGAGTGTGTGAAGTTTGCAAGTCACTGTCTCATGAACCATCCAGACTTGGCCAAAGACCTCACAG AATATCTGAGGGTCAGATCACATGACCCCGAGGAGGCCATCCGCCATGATGTCATCGTCTCTATAGTAACCGCAGCAAAGAAAGACTTGTCCCTTGTCAATGATgcattattaaatattgtaaagGAGAGAACCTTGGACAAGAGA TGGCGCGTTCGTAAGGAAGCCATGATGGGCCTCGCATCGATCTACAGAAAATACTCGCTACAAGGAGAGGGGGGCCGGGAGGCCTCCAAGCAGATATCCTGGATCAAAGACAAACTGCTTCATATCTACTACCAGAACAGCATTGATGACAG GTTGCTGGTGGAGCGGGTTTTCGCCCAGTATATGGTTCCTTTCAACCTGGAAACCACTGAGAGGATGAAGTGTCTCTATTACCTTTACGCTACGTTGGACACAAACGCTGTCAA AGCTTTAAATGAGATGTGGAAGTGCCAGAACATGTTGAGAAACCATGTCAAGGACCTGCTGGACCTGATCAAAAAACCCAAG TCGGAGGCATCCAGTAAGGCTGTATTTGCCAAAGTCATGGTGATCACAA aAAACCTTCCAGACCCGGGCAAAGCTCAGGACTTTGTGAAGAAGCTGGCTCAGGTCCTGGAGGACGACGAGCGGATAAGGGATCAGTTGGAGACGTTGGTCAGCCCCACCTGCTCCTGCAAGCAGGCTGAAGTCTGCGTG CGAGACATCACTAAAAAGCTCGGAAGCCCCAAGCAGCCCAGTAATCCTTTCCTGGAAATGGTGAAATTCCTGCTGGAGAGAATCGCTCCTGTACACATCGACACAGAGTCCATCAG TGCTTTAATAAAACAGGTAAACAAATCTATCGATGGGACTGCTGACGATGAAGAGGAGGGCGTTCCAACTGAAGAGGCGATCAGGGCAGGCCTGGAGCTGCTGAAG GTGCTGTCCTTCACACACCCGGTGTCGTTCCACTCTGCAGAGACGTTTGAGTCTTTGCTGAGCTGTCTGAAGATGGATGATGAAAAAGTGGCAGAGGCTGCTCTGCAGATCTTCAAGAACACAGGCAACAAGATGGAAGAGAGTTTCCCTCACATCAAATC TGTCTTACTGCAGGTACTGCAAACCAAAGCTAAGAGAGGCCCCCCTCGTCAGGCCAAGTATGCCATCCACTGCATCAATGCGATGTTCACCAACAGGGACACACACTTTGCCCAAATCTTTGAG CCCCTGCACAAAAGTCTGGACCCTGCAAACCTGGAGCAGCTCATCACTCCTCTGACCACCCTGGGTCACCTGGCCCAGCTGGCCCCAGAGCAGTTCGCCGCGCCGCTAAAATCTCTAGTCGCCAACTTCATTGTGAAGGATCTGCTCATGAACGACagg atCCCAGGcaagaaaacaaccaaacttTGGGTTTCTGATGACGAAGTGTCTCCAGAGACGATGGCTAAG ATTCAGGGCATCAAGCTGATGGTGAGATGGCTGCTGGGAGTGAAGAACAACCAAAGCAAATCAGGCAACTCCACCCTGAGGATGCTGACTGCTATCCTGCACAGCGATGGCGATCTAACCGAGCAGGGCAGGATGGG TAAACCAGACATGTCGAGGCTGCGGCTGGCAGCAGCGTGCGCCCTGCTGAAGCTGGCTCAGGAGCCCTGCTATCATGAAATCATCACCCTGGAGCAGTATCAGCTGTGTGCTCTCGTCATCAAT GATGAGTGCTACCAGGTGCGACAGTGTTTCGCCCAGAAGCTTCATCGAGGCCTCTGCCGCCTCCGCCTGCCTCTGGAGTACATGGCCGTGTTCGCTCTGTGTGCCAAGGACCCCGTCAAGGAGAGGAGAGCTCACGCTCGCCAGTGCCTGGTGAAAAACGTCAACATAAGGCGAGAGTATCTGAAGCAGCACGCAGCCATCAGCG ACAAGTTGTTGTCTCTTCTACCGGAGTATGTGGTTCCCTACACCATCCACCTTCTGGCTCACGACCCGGATTACGTTAAAGTTCAGGACATTGAGCAGCTGAAAGAAATCAAAGA AGCTTTGTGGTTCGTCCTCGAGATCATCATGGCCAAGAATGAGAACAACAGCCATGCGTTCATCAGAAAAATGGTGGAAAACATCAAGCAAACAAAAGACGCCCAAGCCTCTAGTGATCCCAAAACCAATGAg AAACTTTACACAGTGTGTGACGTAGCCATGAACATCATCATGTCAAAGAGCACCACCTACAGCCTGGAGTCCCCCAAAGACCCTGTGCTGCCTTCACGCTTCTTCACCAAACCAGACAAG AATTTTAGCAACACTAAAAATTACCTTCCTCCAGAGATGAAAGCATTCTTCACTCCAGGAAAA CCCAAGTCTGCGAACGTTTTGGGCGCGGTAAACAAGCCGCTGTCATCGGCGGGTAAACAGCTCCAGAGCAAAGCCTCTCGTATGGAAACTACCAGCAACAACGACTCGTCATCCAATCCGGGCTCCCCGCAGCGCGGCAAAACCAG ACATGACAGCACAGAAATGGATCATAGTGAAAACGAGGATTTCAGCCTGAAGAGATCAGACAGTGTTGACAAG GACATGGAAAAGCCCCGCGCTCGCAAACGCGGCGTGACGTCCAGCGACGACCAGGAGAGCAAGCCAAAGCGCGGACGCAARAGGGGGTCTGCCAACACCACCGCCGCTACAGAGTCTGAGGACCAGTGGGACGAGGACAACCGACCAGAGGATGAACAGAACAGCCCACCGAAGAAAGGACGCAGGGGCCGACCACCGAAGTCTGCCTCTTCCAACCAGGAAACACCCGTAAAGGGGAGGAGGGGGCGAAAAAAGGCAGCGCCTCCGCCAGAGGAAGACGATGATGAGAacgaggaggatgaggaagaagaggagagggTGGACGACGAGGACGAAGATGACGAGGACGACAAAAGCAGCGAAAACATGGAGGTGAAACCGAAGGGCGGAAGGCAAGCCAGGGCGCCACGGCGGCCACAAGG CTCAGAGTCGGCAGAGTCCGTGCCTCAGAAGAGGAGAGGACGTCCACCTAAATCAGCTCAGCCAGCGGCAAAGAAGCCGAC GCGTGGAGGGCGATcgaaagctgctgctgctgctgctgctaaagaTGACTCtgaagacgaagaggaggaggaagaagaggaggagcaggacgATGAGCCAGCACCAAGG GGTCGCAAGAAGACAACCGGGCGAAGAAGATGA